CCCCGAATATCGCGCGCTCTTTGGCGAGGGCACGGGCGGTGCCTTGGCCCTCTACACCCATCACCACGACCACCGGCATGACCGGGTGCCACAAGAGGCGGCGGAATGAGCTTTCTGCACACCATGTTTGACGATTTCATCCTGCGCGCCGTGCTGGCGGGCCTTGGGCTTGCACTGGCCGCAGCGCCTCTTGGCTGCTTCGTGGTCTGGCGCCGCATGGCCTATTTCGGCGACGCCACCGCGCATGCGGCGATCCTCGGCGTGGCGCTGTCGCTGACCTTTTCGGTGTCGATCTTCGCGGGGGTGCTGGCGGTGGCGCTCGCCATGGCCTTCACTGTCTCATCGCTGAGCGGGCGCGGCTTTGCGATGGACACGATGCTGGGCGTGCTGGCGCATTCGGCGTTGGCCTTCGGGCTGGTGGCGGCCTCTTTCCTCAGCGGCATCAGGATTGATCTGATGGCCTATCTCTTCGGCGATATCCTCGCGGTGATGCCCGCCGACCTTGCGGTGATCTGGGGCGGCGCGGCGCTGGTGCTGGGGCTGGTGGGCTGGCGCTGGTCGGGGCTACTGACCGCCACGCTCAATCCCGATCTCGCCCGCGCCGAAGGTATCGATCCGCGGCGCGAGCAACTGGTGCTGACGCTGGGGCTGGCGATCACCGTGGCAGTGGCGATCAAGGTGGTGGGGGCGCTGCTGATCACCGCCATGCTGATCATTCCGGCCGCCACCGCGCGCCCGTTCAGCCGTACCCCCGAGGTGATGGCTGGCCTTTCGGTGGTGATCGCCGGCGGTTCGGTGATCGGCGGGATCGAGGCATCCTACCACCTCGACACGCCGACCGGGCCGACCATCGTCTGCGTGGTGGCGATCCTCTTCATGCTGTCGGTCACGAGCGCCGGGCTGAAGGGCCGGCGCTGAGCCGGGCTCAGCCGGACGATCACGTTGTCCTCGACCGGCGCCAGCGCCGCTCAGCTCTGGCTGCTGAGGTCGTGATCGAAGATCAGAGAGCGATGCGCCGAGCCGCCGGTAAGCACCCCCGCAGCGGCGGCAAGCGTCGCATTGGGCACCGGGCTTGCAAGGTCTCCGGCGGCGAAGACCCCGGGGACCGAAGTAACCTTCATCGCGTCGACCGCGATATAGGGACCGGTCGGCCCGTCCTCAAAGGCGCAGCCGAGCTGATCGGCCAGATCGCAAGCCGGGCTCGTGCGGGGGGCGAGGAAGAGCCCCGCGAGCGGAACCTCACAGCCATCGGCGAGGCGCACGCCACTCAGCGCGGGGGCATCCCCCAGCAGCTCGGTGACCGGGGTGTCCTCGATGCTGACACCACGGGCCTGCAGCGCCGAGCGCTGCTCGGGCGTAAGCGCCAGCGTGTCCTGCGTGAACAGCGTGGTCGGTCCCCAGTCGGGCAGCAGCATCGCTTGATGCACCGCTAATTCGCTCAGAGCCAGAACCCCGACCGGCTGCTGGCCGAGCTCATAGCCATGGCAATAGGGGCAATGCAGCACGGTGGCGCCCCAGCGATCCCGCAGGCCAGGCAGGTCGGGCAGGCTGTCGCGCATGCCGTAGGCCAGCACGAGCCGGCGGCCTGTGACCCGGTTGCCGTCGTCGAGGGCAAGCGCGAATCCCGCGCCGGTACGTTCGGCGCGGCGGGCCCCTGCCTGCCGCACGCTGACCGTCGGGTAGGCGCAAAGCTCTGCCTGCAGCTGCTCCTTGATCTCGGCGGGCGTCTGCCCGTCCTGCCCGGGAAAGCCGTGCGAGGTTGCGGCGAAGCGATTGCGCGGCTGGCCGGTGTCGAGCACCAGAACGTCCTTGCGGGCGCGGGCCAGCTGCATGGCGGCGGAGAGGCCAGCGAAACTGCCGCCGACGATGATCACGTCGAAGTCCATTGGGATCCGTTCCTTGTTGCACCCTGTAATGTACTTTGTTGTGTTACGTGATTTTCACGAGGCGAGCAACACATGAAACTTTCATTGTTGCGTGATGCCTGATAGGAGGGGGCACCACCAACAGGAACCCCGCCGATGCCCCGCGATCTGCGCATGTCCCGCATGCTTCACGTGCTCATTCACATGGACCGGCATGTGGGCCGCGCGACCTCTGAACAGATCGCGCGCATGCTGTCGACCAATGCAGTTGTGGTGCGCCGGATGATGGCGGGGCTGCGGGAACGCGGGCTGGTCACCTCGGAAAAGGGCCATGGCGGCGGCTGGCAACTGGCCCGCCCGCTGGCCGAGATCACCCTGCGCGATGTCTATGAGGCCGTGGGCCAGCCGCCGCTGTTCAACATCGGATCGGAGGCGGAGCCAGCGGAATGCCTGGTGGAAAAGGCGGTGGATGCGCGGCTCGATGCCACGCTGCTCGAGGCAGAAAAGCGCCTGCTCGCCGAGTTCGCCGCGATCTGCGTCGAGGATATCGCGCAGGATTTCGAGCAGCGCTATGCACAGATGCGCAGAACAGCGGCAAACCTTTCGGAGACCGGCTGTGGCACCGACTGAGACGGGGCTTGCCGTCGCTGCAACGTTAGACCCCGCCGCCCTGGAACGGCGGCGGGGCCGTGGCGATCAGTCGTCGGAGTCCTGCGCCGCGTCGATCACCAACAGTAGCCGGGTCTCGCCGCTGCCAGCGATGGGCGGCGAGCGGTGCAGCAGCCCGCAGGGCAGGTCGCCGGGCCAGAGCCGCCCGCGGAACAGGCCGACCCAGCCCGCCTGCATCTGCTGCACTTGCGCCGGCTCTCCCGTCTCGCTGGCAAGCCCGTATTGCGTGCCCGCGCCGCGGTAGGTGCAGAGCAGCCGGGCGGGCACGTAGTCCACATGGAACTTGCTACAGGCATTGCCGCGCACCACGTCGAGCCTGATCTGCAGCGCATCCTTCCCGGCGATGCGCGAGAATTCGGCGGCAAGCCGGGCGACGTCCTGCGCCAGAAGCGCTTGCCCAGCGTCCGCCCCGCTGAAGGCCGCGCGGCAGGTATCTTGCACTAGGTTCGCTACGCCGTGCAGCGGAACGCCGGAGCGCAGCCTGGGAAGGCAGCCGTCGGGTAAAGCGTCGAGCCACTGGCTGAACAGCGGCGGCAGCCGGCGCTGCCAGATCGCGGCGGCGCAGCCGGGCCGGTGCAGGTCGCGCAGGACCTCCACCGAGCCGCCCTCGATCACATCGCAGGCCGCTGCGCCTCTGGCGAGGTCCAGCATCACGCCGCCTGCGGCGCGCGCCGCCAGCCGGGGAAGGGGTCGGACAGGTCCTGCCATTGCTGTGGCGCGAAGCTGGCCTCGTCCCCCACCAGCGCGGCATCGAGCGCCGTGCAGATCGCCGCCTTGTCCATGCCGGAGCCGATGAACACCAGCTCCTGCCGCCGGTCGCCAAAGGGCTCGCGCCAGTGCTGCTTGAGATAGGCCACCGCCTGCGGATGATCGGGCCAGCGCTCCTGCGGCACCGTGGCCCACCACATGCCCATCGGCTTGACGCTGCTCAGCGCTCCGGCCAGCGAGTATTCGGCCAACCAATCGGGGCGGGTGGCGATCCAGAAATGCCCCTTGGCGCGGATCACGCCCGGTAGGTCTCCGTTCAGAACATCGTGGATCTTCTGCGGGTGGAACGGCCGCCGCGCCCGGTAGACAAAGGACGAGACGCCGTATTCCTCGGTCTCGGGCACGTGGTCGGCAAAGCCGTAAAGCTCCTTGGCCCACATCGGGTGCAGATGCGCCTTGTCGAAATCGAAAAGCCCGGTGCCCATGATGCGATCAGAGGCGACTTTGCCGTAATCGGTCTCGACGATCTGCGCATCGGGGTTGAGCGAGACGACGATCTTGCGCGCGGCATCCATCCGCTCGGGGCCCGCGTCACTGACTTTGTTGAGCACCACCACATCGGCGAACTCGATCTGGTCGACCAAAAGATCGACCAATGTGCGGTCATCCTCGTCGCCAAGGCTCTCGCCGCGGTCGCGGATGAAGTCGTGGCTGGAATAGTCCTTCAGCAGGTTCACCGTGTCGACCACGGTGACCATCGTGTCGAGCCGGGCGATGTCCGACAGGCTTTCGCCGAACTCGTCGCGGAAATCGAAGGTCGCGGCCACGGGCAGCGGCTCGGCGATGCCGGTGCCCTCGATCAGCAGGTAGTCAAAGCGGCCCTCATCGGCGAGGCGGCGCACCTCCAGCAGCAGATCGTCGCGCAGGGTGCAGCAGATGCAGCCGTTGCTCATTTCGACCAGCTTCTCTTCGGTATGGCTCAGATCGGCGCCTCCCTCGCGCACCAGATCGGCGTCGATGTTGACCTCGGACATGTCGTTGACGATGACCGCGACGCGGCGGCCTTCGCGGTTGTTGAGCACGTCGTTCAGCAGCGTGGTCTTCCCGGCTCCCAGAAATCCCGACAGGACGGTGACGGGCAGGCGCGTATCCTTGGCAGGCATCAAAGTCTCCGTTTGTTATATTGCAATGTTATATCATTACACACTAAGGAGACCGCAGGGCGCCCGCAACCCGGATTTCATGGGCAGACGCCGGAGACGGCACGGGAGCGCCCAGCAACCTGAGGACACAAGGAAGGATTTCTATCATGCTGAGGACACGCATGGCACAAGGTGCCGTGGCGCTGCTGGCGCTTGCCGCAGGGCAGGGGGCCAGCGCCGACGAGGACCGCACCGCATGGCGGCTTTTCGTTGCCGATCAGGCGGATGGCAAGGTGACGGCGCTCGACCGCGACGCGCCGGAAAGCCGCTGGAGCTTCGAGTTTGCCGGGCCGTCAAAGCTTTATGCCTCGCCCTCGGGGCAGGCTGTCATCGCCGTGCAATCCGACAACGATCGGGTGGATTTCCTGCGTAGCGGCATCGCGCTCGAGGGGCATGGCGACCATGCTGACATCGAGATCAGCGACCCCAAGGCGTTCGACGCGCATCTGACCGGGCCGCGGCCTTTCCACGTGGTGACCCATGGCCACGAGTCCGCGATCAACTTCGACCGCGGCGGCTATGTCTCTTTCCTCGGCGAAGGCGCGCTGCAGGGTGGTATGCTCGAGGCTACGGAATTCACGCAGAACCGCGCGCACCATGGTTTTGCCGCGCCGCTGGGGGAGGTGATCATCAGTTCCGTCGCCTCTGACGCGCCAGTGGAAGAAGACAGCGCGCCACCGCGTGTCGGCATTGCCGCCTATGACGACGACGGCGCGCAGATCGGCGAGGTCCAGACCTGCACCGACCTGCACGGCGAGGCGTTCTCGGGAAGCTACCTTCTGGCCGGCTGCAAGGAGGGGGTGATCGCTGTCACCGAAGCCGGGGACGCTGCGGAGTTCACCATGCTGCCCTATCCCGAGAGCTTCCCCGAGGAAAAGACCGGCACGTTGCTCGGCTCGGCGGCGATGCAGATCTTCCTCGGCGACTATGGCCGGGACTCGGTGGTGATCATCGACCCGACCACGGCGCCCTAT
This portion of the Salipiger sp. CCB-MM3 genome encodes:
- a CDS encoding metal ABC transporter permease, coding for MFDDFILRAVLAGLGLALAAAPLGCFVVWRRMAYFGDATAHAAILGVALSLTFSVSIFAGVLAVALAMAFTVSSLSGRGFAMDTMLGVLAHSALAFGLVAASFLSGIRIDLMAYLFGDILAVMPADLAVIWGGAALVLGLVGWRWSGLLTATLNPDLARAEGIDPRREQLVLTLGLAITVAVAIKVVGALLITAMLIIPAATARPFSRTPEVMAGLSVVIAGGSVIGGIEASYHLDTPTGPTIVCVVAILFMLSVTSAGLKGRR
- a CDS encoding NAD(P)/FAD-dependent oxidoreductase, whose amino-acid sequence is MDFDVIIVGGSFAGLSAAMQLARARKDVLVLDTGQPRNRFAATSHGFPGQDGQTPAEIKEQLQAELCAYPTVSVRQAGARRAERTGAGFALALDDGNRVTGRRLVLAYGMRDSLPDLPGLRDRWGATVLHCPYCHGYELGQQPVGVLALSELAVHQAMLLPDWGPTTLFTQDTLALTPEQRSALQARGVSIEDTPVTELLGDAPALSGVRLADGCEVPLAGLFLAPRTSPACDLADQLGCAFEDGPTGPYIAVDAMKVTSVPGVFAAGDLASPVPNATLAAAAGVLTGGSAHRSLIFDHDLSSQS
- a CDS encoding RrF2 family transcriptional regulator; the protein is MPRDLRMSRMLHVLIHMDRHVGRATSEQIARMLSTNAVVVRRMMAGLRERGLVTSEKGHGGGWQLARPLAEITLRDVYEAVGQPPLFNIGSEAEPAECLVEKAVDARLDATLLEAEKRLLAEFAAICVEDIAQDFEQRYAQMRRTAANLSETGCGTD
- a CDS encoding DUF1826 domain-containing protein is translated as MLDLARGAAACDVIEGGSVEVLRDLHRPGCAAAIWQRRLPPLFSQWLDALPDGCLPRLRSGVPLHGVANLVQDTCRAAFSGADAGQALLAQDVARLAAEFSRIAGKDALQIRLDVVRGNACSKFHVDYVPARLLCTYRGAGTQYGLASETGEPAQVQQMQAGWVGLFRGRLWPGDLPCGLLHRSPPIAGSGETRLLLVIDAAQDSDD
- the zigA gene encoding zinc metallochaperone GTPase ZigA, which encodes MPAKDTRLPVTVLSGFLGAGKTTLLNDVLNNREGRRVAVIVNDMSEVNIDADLVREGGADLSHTEEKLVEMSNGCICCTLRDDLLLEVRRLADEGRFDYLLIEGTGIAEPLPVAATFDFRDEFGESLSDIARLDTMVTVVDTVNLLKDYSSHDFIRDRGESLGDEDDRTLVDLLVDQIEFADVVVLNKVSDAGPERMDAARKIVVSLNPDAQIVETDYGKVASDRIMGTGLFDFDKAHLHPMWAKELYGFADHVPETEEYGVSSFVYRARRPFHPQKIHDVLNGDLPGVIRAKGHFWIATRPDWLAEYSLAGALSSVKPMGMWWATVPQERWPDHPQAVAYLKQHWREPFGDRRQELVFIGSGMDKAAICTALDAALVGDEASFAPQQWQDLSDPFPGWRRAPQAA
- a CDS encoding metallochaperone AztD — its product is MLRTRMAQGAVALLALAAGQGASADEDRTAWRLFVADQADGKVTALDRDAPESRWSFEFAGPSKLYASPSGQAVIAVQSDNDRVDFLRSGIALEGHGDHADIEISDPKAFDAHLTGPRPFHVVTHGHESAINFDRGGYVSFLGEGALQGGMLEATEFTQNRAHHGFAAPLGEVIISSVASDAPVEEDSAPPRVGIAAYDDDGAQIGEVQTCTDLHGEAFSGSYLLAGCKEGVIAVTEAGDAAEFTMLPYPESFPEEKTGTLLGSAAMQIFLGDYGRDSVVIIDPTTAPYFTRVELPFRRVDFVLDPAKPQYAYLLTEDGTLSRLNMLSAQIEGSAGITQPYSMDGHWRDPRPRLAVAGDRIALTDPFEGMVRLVDPASLEETATIPVEGVPYNILAVGGSGLTH